The following are from one region of the Carnobacterium gallinarum DSM 4847 genome:
- a CDS encoding ABC transporter substrate-binding protein: MKKWLIVSFLAVLLVVVAGCSGGGKAKGTDGKVDLTFSIWDSNQKAGMEDMAKAFMKENPSTKVTVEVTPWDQYWTKLQAAATGGNMADVFWMHPDQVYSFAEGNALLDMTDKIKASSVELSNYPEFVTRVFDIDGKQLALPKDYSTVALWYNKDLFDAAGISYPDENWTWDDWMSASEKLTDKDKSIYGMLAPADGQNFWYNLLWQNGSDIVSKDGKKSLLDSEKSIEAIKYGVSFIEKGYSPSTSDFANTTPDQYFESGKAAMITAGSWMSNEYLSIDGLNVDLAPMPKKEQQGSVASGMGYGIAANTKNPDEAWKFVEFMGSKEGNLIQAKSGAAIPAYKDTQAPWVEKFPTIDAQVFVDAETYGHSSMYVESRVDWVTIEQEWMMDIFSGKVAVEKGAKEMTKEIQAAMDQK, encoded by the coding sequence ATGAAGAAGTGGTTGATTGTTTCATTTTTAGCAGTTCTTTTAGTAGTAGTTGCGGGTTGTAGTGGAGGGGGGAAAGCCAAGGGAACGGATGGTAAGGTTGATTTGACCTTCTCGATATGGGATTCTAACCAAAAAGCTGGTATGGAAGATATGGCAAAAGCCTTTATGAAAGAAAATCCATCAACTAAGGTGACGGTTGAGGTAACTCCATGGGATCAATATTGGACAAAATTGCAGGCTGCAGCAACTGGCGGGAATATGGCAGATGTTTTTTGGATGCATCCGGATCAAGTTTATAGTTTTGCAGAAGGCAATGCCTTGTTAGATATGACCGATAAGATTAAAGCAAGCTCTGTTGAGTTAAGCAATTATCCAGAATTTGTAACAAGGGTTTTTGATATTGACGGAAAGCAGTTGGCGTTACCAAAAGACTATAGTACAGTGGCATTGTGGTATAACAAAGATTTATTTGATGCTGCAGGAATTAGTTATCCAGATGAAAACTGGACTTGGGACGACTGGATGAGCGCGTCGGAAAAATTAACCGATAAGGACAAATCAATTTATGGAATGTTGGCGCCAGCAGATGGTCAAAATTTTTGGTACAACTTATTATGGCAAAATGGTTCAGATATTGTTTCTAAAGACGGTAAGAAAAGTCTATTAGATAGTGAAAAATCAATTGAGGCAATTAAGTATGGGGTATCCTTTATTGAAAAAGGATATTCACCAAGTACCTCAGATTTTGCCAATACAACTCCTGATCAGTATTTTGAATCTGGCAAAGCGGCAATGATTACGGCAGGTTCGTGGATGAGCAATGAATATTTATCAATTGATGGTTTAAATGTTGATTTAGCACCAATGCCAAAGAAAGAACAACAAGGTTCTGTTGCTTCTGGAATGGGTTATGGGATTGCAGCTAATACAAAAAATCCAGATGAGGCATGGAAATTTGTTGAATTTATGGGTTCTAAGGAAGGCAATTTGATTCAAGCGAAATCTGGTGCGGCAATACCTGCCTATAAAGACACACAAGCTCCTTGGGTAGAAAAATTCCCAACAATTGATGCACAAGTTTTTGTGGATGCTGAAACATATGGGCATTCTTCGATGTATGTGGAATCCAGAGTAGATTGGGTAACTATTGAACAAGAATGGATGATGGATATTTTTTCTGGAAAAGTAGCTGTTGAAAAAGGTGCAAAGGAAATGACTAAAGAAATTCAAGCAGCAATGGATCAAAAATAA
- a CDS encoding aldose epimerase family protein, whose translation MKISQEIIQTNTHQKISIVQLENNNGFKATLSNYGASLIGLMFPNNQGEQENVVLNLAKPLDYLTERTYLGATIGPVAGRITLGQWYKEQQLIQLEQNEGNNHCHGGSHAFDNQFWKMEMNENTQGSYVCFSLVLPAGCEGYPGNRLVTVDYQLTEENQLKIRYHAETDETTILNPTNHTYFNLSGGNEATIANHELQLNSSLFAPLNEENLPTGELVQVTGSVFDFSKKQILSRCLQSQDIQVRQQQGLNHPFILEGNQLYDGCLSHNPSGRKVYFKTTAPSIVIYTGNHFTGENTPENQATIQKHGGIALEMQGLPDAPNHQGFGSIILHPQVDYLREDCYQFTVN comes from the coding sequence ATGAAAATTAGCCAAGAAATTATTCAAACGAATACACACCAAAAAATTAGTATTGTTCAATTAGAAAATAACAATGGATTTAAAGCAACTCTAAGTAATTATGGGGCATCCTTAATTGGTTTGATGTTTCCAAATAATCAAGGGGAACAAGAAAATGTTGTTTTAAATTTAGCTAAGCCATTGGATTATTTAACAGAACGAACCTATCTTGGTGCAACAATTGGTCCTGTTGCTGGGCGAATTACGTTGGGACAATGGTATAAGGAACAGCAATTGATTCAGCTAGAACAAAATGAAGGGAATAATCATTGTCATGGTGGAAGTCATGCTTTTGATAATCAGTTTTGGAAAATGGAAATGAATGAAAATACTCAAGGAAGTTATGTTTGTTTTAGCTTAGTTTTACCTGCTGGATGCGAGGGCTACCCTGGAAATAGACTAGTGACTGTTGACTATCAGTTAACTGAAGAAAATCAGTTGAAGATACGCTACCATGCTGAAACGGATGAAACAACAATACTTAATCCAACAAATCATACGTATTTTAATCTTTCAGGTGGAAATGAGGCAACAATAGCTAATCATGAGTTGCAACTGAATAGTTCACTTTTTGCACCTCTTAATGAAGAGAATTTGCCGACAGGAGAGTTGGTACAAGTAACTGGATCAGTCTTTGATTTTTCAAAAAAACAAATATTAAGCCGCTGTCTTCAAAGCCAAGACATACAGGTTAGGCAACAACAGGGGCTGAATCATCCTTTTATCTTAGAGGGAAACCAGCTGTATGATGGTTGTTTGTCTCATAATCCGTCTGGACGAAAAGTTTATTTTAAGACTACCGCTCCAAGTATAGTTATTTATACTGGAAATCATTTTACAGGGGAAAACACTCCGGAAAATCAAGCTACAATCCAAAAACATGGTGGAATTGCGTTAGAAATGCAAGGATTACCTGATGCTCCAAATCATCAAGGATTTGGCAGTATAATTCTCCATCCTCAAGTAGATTATCTACGAGAAGATTGTTATCAATTTACTGTGAATTAG
- a CDS encoding DUF5107 domain-containing protein: protein MKKGTVQIQEEKIMIPTYLAAEPDKNPLFFEKRVYQGSSGKVYPLPVTEKIADEQVDVEYQAIYLENEYLKVTILPELGGRIQRAYDKTNDYDFVYYNQVIKPALVGLVGPWISGGIEFNWPQHHRPSTFMPTEYQLTENPDGSKTVWVSEIDQMYGTKGMAGFTLYPDKAYIEITGKVYNRTDIPQTFLWWANPAVPVNDHTISVFPPDVHAVMDHGKRAVSSFPIATGTYYKYDYSEGVDISKYKNIKVPTSYMAYHSDFDFIGNYDEQKQAGLLHVADHHVSPGKKQWTWGNSDFGQAWDRNLTDEDGPYIELMTGVFTDNQPDFTWLKPYEEKTFKQYFMPYKGVGRVKNATIQAAVNVELEMNQLVVTIYGTQVYSKAQVRVTLEEELLFAKEIELAPENFFQEKIPTNLTVISTDLHIQVLSQTGDILVDYRGIADELEALPEPAEELLRPEELKSTEELFLAATHIEQYRHATLDAEDYYLEGLKRESEDIRLNNGYGLFLYRKGLFAESEVFFRKAVAKLTWKSPNPYYGEPLFNLGLTLKIQNKLTESYDCFYKATWNEDSKSAAFYQLACLEALDGNFASALEFLEQALVKNQHHMKARLLQVTILRHQKLDINEPIQANLAIDPLDLGSHYERGVAQESLAKWHQVMRGSVHNYLEVALDYINAGFYQDALIILASSPVRNPMISYYQAYIYSQLDQKAEALAQINRGEQASSDYCFPNRLMEIVILEKVIALQPEKTGYAQYYLGNLFYDKRRYQEAIKLWEVSKKLVPEFPTVYRNLSFAYYNQTQDLPKSQALISTATELDSSDARLLLEQDLLAAKKGSPIGNRIAILEAHIQTTEKRDDLFGTYITLLNSLGKHQKAFDLIASRQFHPWEGGEGKISGQYVYALIELAKLEAHQNPQEALEKLSASMEFPHFLGEGKLPNVQDTIAYYYMAKIYQQIGEKEQAIHYFELATEGITEPESVLYYYDQPADSLLYQGMAQSELGNQQKANACFHKLIAYGQQHLFDQVSYDYFAVSLPETVVFTEDIQQNNRIYCQYLIALGQLGLGEIKSAIEGLTEILVVVPDHQGAIRHLALAEGE from the coding sequence ATGAAAAAAGGAACGGTTCAAATACAAGAAGAGAAAATAATGATTCCAACTTATCTGGCAGCAGAACCAGATAAAAATCCTCTTTTTTTTGAAAAACGTGTTTATCAAGGAAGTAGTGGGAAAGTTTATCCACTTCCGGTGACTGAGAAAATAGCTGATGAGCAAGTAGATGTTGAATATCAAGCGATTTATCTTGAAAATGAGTATTTAAAAGTAACGATTTTACCAGAATTAGGTGGACGTATTCAGAGAGCTTATGATAAAACCAATGATTATGATTTTGTTTATTATAATCAGGTGATAAAACCAGCGTTAGTTGGGTTAGTTGGACCATGGATTTCAGGTGGAATTGAATTTAATTGGCCACAACATCATCGCCCTTCAACATTTATGCCAACTGAATATCAGCTAACAGAAAATCCAGATGGGAGTAAAACTGTTTGGGTGAGCGAAATCGATCAAATGTACGGCACTAAGGGGATGGCTGGTTTCACACTTTATCCAGATAAGGCGTATATTGAAATTACTGGTAAAGTCTATAATCGGACAGATATTCCTCAAACTTTTTTATGGTGGGCGAATCCAGCAGTACCAGTTAACGATCATACAATTTCAGTGTTTCCACCAGATGTTCATGCTGTAATGGATCATGGTAAACGGGCAGTGTCTAGTTTTCCGATTGCTACAGGAACTTATTATAAGTATGATTATTCAGAAGGTGTTGATATTTCTAAATATAAAAATATCAAAGTTCCGACATCTTATATGGCCTATCATTCTGATTTTGATTTTATTGGCAACTATGATGAACAAAAGCAAGCAGGTTTACTCCATGTAGCCGATCATCATGTATCACCTGGGAAAAAGCAATGGACCTGGGGAAATAGTGATTTTGGACAAGCATGGGATCGGAATTTGACAGATGAGGATGGTCCGTATATTGAGTTGATGACTGGCGTATTTACCGATAACCAACCAGATTTTACGTGGCTAAAACCTTATGAAGAAAAGACTTTCAAACAATATTTTATGCCTTATAAAGGTGTTGGACGAGTGAAAAATGCAACGATTCAAGCGGCTGTTAATGTGGAGTTAGAAATGAATCAATTAGTTGTCACTATTTATGGAACGCAAGTATACTCTAAGGCACAAGTAAGGGTGACATTAGAAGAAGAACTTTTATTTGCAAAAGAAATAGAGCTAGCACCTGAAAATTTCTTCCAAGAAAAAATCCCAACGAACTTAACAGTGATTTCTACGGATTTACACATTCAGGTTTTGAGTCAGACTGGCGACATCCTAGTTGACTATCGAGGGATAGCGGATGAGTTAGAAGCTTTACCTGAACCAGCCGAGGAATTGTTACGTCCGGAAGAATTAAAATCAACAGAGGAATTATTTTTAGCAGCGACTCATATCGAGCAATATCGTCATGCAACACTGGATGCAGAAGATTATTATTTAGAAGGATTGAAAAGAGAGAGTGAAGATATTCGTTTAAATAATGGCTATGGTTTATTTTTATATCGCAAAGGATTATTTGCCGAAAGTGAAGTTTTTTTCCGTAAAGCCGTAGCAAAACTTACATGGAAAAGTCCGAATCCATACTATGGAGAACCATTATTTAACTTAGGTTTAACGTTGAAAATTCAAAATAAATTAACTGAAAGCTATGATTGTTTTTATAAGGCGACATGGAATGAAGATAGCAAAAGCGCTGCTTTCTATCAGTTAGCTTGTCTAGAGGCTTTGGATGGAAATTTTGCTAGTGCTTTAGAATTTTTAGAACAAGCCTTAGTGAAGAATCAACATCATATGAAGGCACGTTTATTACAAGTGACAATTTTACGACATCAAAAGCTAGATATAAATGAACCGATTCAAGCTAATCTTGCCATAGATCCTTTAGACTTAGGAAGTCATTATGAACGTGGAGTAGCTCAAGAAAGCTTGGCAAAATGGCATCAAGTGATGCGAGGCAGTGTGCATAATTATTTGGAAGTGGCTTTAGATTATATAAATGCAGGATTTTATCAGGATGCATTAATTATTTTAGCTAGTAGCCCTGTTAGGAATCCGATGATTTCTTACTATCAAGCGTATATTTATAGTCAGCTAGATCAAAAAGCTGAGGCTCTTGCACAAATTAATAGAGGAGAACAAGCTAGTTCTGACTACTGTTTTCCCAATCGCTTAATGGAAATCGTTATTTTGGAAAAAGTAATAGCCTTACAGCCTGAAAAAACAGGCTATGCTCAGTATTATTTAGGTAATTTATTTTATGATAAACGCCGCTACCAAGAAGCAATCAAGCTATGGGAAGTTAGTAAGAAATTAGTACCAGAATTTCCTACTGTATATCGTAATTTATCCTTTGCATATTACAACCAAACACAGGATCTGCCAAAAAGTCAGGCGTTGATTAGCACAGCAACGGAATTAGATAGTTCCGATGCACGTCTGTTGTTAGAACAAGATTTATTGGCAGCTAAAAAAGGGAGTCCTATTGGAAATCGTATAGCAATTTTAGAAGCTCATATCCAAACGACTGAAAAACGAGATGATTTATTTGGAACGTATATTACGTTATTAAATAGTCTAGGTAAACATCAGAAAGCTTTTGACTTAATTGCTTCGCGACAATTTCATCCATGGGAAGGTGGAGAAGGGAAAATTAGTGGGCAATATGTTTATGCTTTGATTGAGTTGGCAAAACTTGAAGCTCATCAGAATCCTCAAGAAGCATTAGAAAAGTTAAGCGCATCTATGGAGTTTCCGCATTTTCTAGGGGAAGGTAAATTGCCGAATGTACAAGATACGATTGCCTATTATTATATGGCTAAAATCTATCAACAAATAGGGGAAAAAGAGCAAGCTATCCACTATTTTGAACTAGCAACAGAAGGGATTACAGAGCCTGAGAGTGTTCTTTATTATTACGATCAGCCTGCAGATAGTCTGTTGTATCAAGGGATGGCTCAATCTGAATTAGGAAATCAACAAAAGGCTAACGCATGTTTTCATAAATTAATTGCATATGGGCAGCAACATCTGTTTGATCAAGTAAGCTATGACTATTTTGCTGTATCATTACCAGAAACTGTAGTATTTACTGAAGATATTCAACAAAATAATCGAATTTATTGTCAGTATTTAATTGCTTTAGGGCAGCTAGGTTTAGGAGAAATAAAGTCAGCAATTGAAGGGTTGACTGAAATCTTAGTAGTTGTACCAGATCATCAAGGAGCAATTCGTCATTTAGCTTTAGCTGAAGGAGAATAA
- a CDS encoding helix-turn-helix transcriptional regulator: protein MFSIKKKDGFKDERHLTLPIKNFPTYLTHPLVNHTYVTELGFYPSAKYHYRERFDGVSENILIYCLDGRGMIEIENESPVTLERGHIFCIPANAPHRYYSDELHPWSILWFHFNTPLSQHFPIIERTEILITTPEKSNLLQSHFIDLFTIAEKDYTLGNMICISKLMLTILTEVYLLEDGVSYDKQNRYLTTCIRYMNEHIHQDLTLGELAYELNISQSYLSSIFKKYTQKSPIDFLITLKIEQACKYMKMTDLKVYEIATKVGYQDPYYFSRIFKKHMGKSPKEYKKKLEKKFV from the coding sequence ATGTTTTCAATTAAGAAAAAAGATGGATTTAAGGATGAACGCCATCTAACACTTCCGATTAAAAATTTCCCTACTTACTTAACTCATCCACTTGTTAATCACACTTATGTAACCGAATTAGGATTTTATCCTAGTGCGAAATATCATTATCGTGAACGTTTTGATGGTGTAAGTGAAAATATTTTAATTTATTGTCTCGATGGTCGCGGCATGATTGAAATTGAAAATGAATCTCCTGTTACCTTAGAACGAGGACATATTTTTTGTATTCCTGCTAATGCTCCCCATCGCTATTACTCTGATGAACTGCATCCATGGTCCATTCTCTGGTTTCATTTTAATACCCCATTAAGTCAGCATTTTCCGATTATTGAACGAACCGAAATTCTCATAACTACTCCAGAAAAAAGCAATTTATTGCAAAGTCACTTTATTGATTTATTTACAATTGCTGAAAAAGACTACACCTTAGGCAATATGATTTGCATTTCTAAATTAATGTTAACCATTCTAACTGAAGTTTATTTATTAGAAGATGGAGTATCTTATGATAAACAAAACCGATATTTGACCACTTGCATTCGCTATATGAACGAACATATTCATCAAGACTTAACTTTAGGTGAATTAGCTTATGAGTTAAATATTTCCCAAAGTTATCTAAGTAGTATCTTTAAAAAATATACGCAAAAATCTCCGATAGATTTTTTAATTACGTTAAAAATAGAACAAGCTTGTAAATATATGAAAATGACTGATTTAAAAGTCTATGAAATCGCCACAAAAGTCGGTTATCAAGACCCTTATTATTTTTCTCGCATCTTTAAAAAACATATGGGAAAATCACCTAAAGAGTATAAAAAAAAATTAGAAAAGAAGTTTGTTTAA
- the murB gene encoding UDP-N-acetylmuramate dehydrogenase produces MVVNEMQSDFPTVVIKVNEPLSRYTYTKTGGPADILVFPKTEKEVIELVAWIKERELPLIVLGNASNLIVKDGGIRGVVMVLTDMKQIEVKKDHLIVQSGAKLIDTSYQALRADLTGLEFACGIPGSVGGAVFMNAGAYEGEISEVLESALVISETGDVQRLSNEELNFSYRYSAIQERGGIILEAVFQLKKGNPEAIQTRMQELTVLRESKQPLEYPSCGSVFKRPTGYFTGKLIQEAGLQGKVWGGAQISEKHAGFIVNINEATATDYIELIAYIQEVILKDAGVALETEVRIIGEDV; encoded by the coding sequence ATGGTAGTAAATGAAATGCAAAGCGATTTTCCAACAGTGGTTATTAAAGTGAACGAACCATTGTCACGTTACACATATACAAAAACCGGAGGACCAGCCGATATCTTAGTTTTCCCTAAAACGGAAAAAGAAGTTATTGAATTAGTTGCGTGGATTAAAGAACGTGAATTGCCTTTGATTGTTTTGGGCAACGCTAGTAACTTGATTGTTAAAGATGGTGGAATTCGCGGTGTAGTCATGGTCTTGACGGATATGAAACAAATCGAAGTGAAAAAAGACCACTTAATTGTTCAAAGTGGAGCAAAATTAATTGATACTTCTTATCAAGCGCTGAGAGCTGATTTGACAGGTTTAGAATTTGCTTGTGGAATCCCTGGAAGTGTTGGTGGAGCAGTCTTTATGAATGCTGGTGCCTATGAAGGTGAAATTAGTGAAGTACTTGAGAGTGCCTTAGTCATTTCTGAAACTGGAGATGTTCAGCGTTTAAGCAATGAAGAATTAAATTTTAGCTATCGTTATAGTGCAATTCAAGAACGTGGTGGAATTATTTTAGAAGCAGTATTCCAATTGAAAAAAGGCAATCCAGAAGCTATTCAAACAAGGATGCAGGAGCTGACTGTTTTGCGTGAATCAAAACAACCTTTAGAATATCCGTCTTGTGGTAGTGTATTTAAGCGTCCAACAGGTTATTTTACTGGCAAGTTGATTCAAGAAGCTGGTTTACAAGGGAAAGTTTGGGGTGGTGCTCAAATTTCTGAGAAACATGCTGGTTTTATTGTAAATATTAATGAAGCAACGGCAACAGATTATATTGAATTAATTGCTTATATTCAAGAAGTTATTCTGAAAGATGCTGGTGTGGCATTAGAAACCGAAGTACGGATTATTGGTGAAGATGTTTAG